In one bacterium genomic region, the following are encoded:
- a CDS encoding pilus assembly protein N-terminal domain-containing protein translates to MRRLFSHSGRAVAALSLLLTFASGSASMASETIRIRQGFQKILERHGVSRLSVGNPEIIEAQPLPRNGGILVVGKMEGETDLVLWEKGSRTEWHVEVGSGKRSVAEDARAFAGAFPGLTAVEAGVSVIISGPVSSSQDKTVLEAYARSHPGVHLRLSLPEEKKTLLLYDLKIIEIGRGETAQLGIRWPDALPAKGTLAAGTGNAGTISVGTDFEARLNLLMANGKARILSNPRLACESGGEAQFLAGGEIPIVINTPETRTVEWKTYGIILKIHPSMTEGGKIRTQVDAEVSAVDHGSGTSEVPGFLTRRVSTLFSTPPGETVMLSGLVKSEMAKDIAKVPLLGQIPVIGELFKSRSFRENRTELAIFITPVEVPGDAVHEAANWERKAEEEKARLRFRLMD, encoded by the coding sequence ATGAGACGCCTTTTTTCGCACTCCGGGCGCGCCGTTGCCGCCCTCTCCCTCCTCCTGACCTTCGCATCCGGCTCCGCCTCCATGGCATCGGAGACAATCCGGATCCGCCAGGGGTTCCAGAAGATCCTCGAACGGCATGGCGTGTCGCGCCTTTCCGTCGGAAACCCCGAGATCATCGAGGCCCAGCCCCTCCCCCGCAACGGGGGAATCCTGGTGGTCGGGAAAATGGAAGGGGAAACGGACCTTGTCCTGTGGGAAAAGGGTTCCAGGACGGAGTGGCACGTCGAAGTCGGATCCGGGAAAAGATCGGTCGCCGAGGACGCCCGGGCGTTCGCAGGGGCCTTCCCCGGCCTGACCGCCGTCGAGGCAGGAGTTTCGGTGATCATCAGCGGTCCGGTATCGTCGTCGCAGGACAAAACCGTGCTCGAGGCGTACGCCCGCTCCCATCCCGGGGTCCACCTCCGGCTCTCCCTGCCCGAGGAGAAGAAGACCCTTCTTCTCTACGACCTGAAAATCATCGAGATCGGCCGGGGGGAGACGGCCCAACTGGGCATCCGCTGGCCGGATGCGCTACCGGCGAAGGGGACGCTCGCCGCGGGAACCGGGAACGCGGGAACGATCTCCGTGGGAACCGATTTCGAGGCGCGCCTGAATCTCCTGATGGCGAACGGGAAGGCGAGAATCCTTTCCAATCCGCGCCTCGCATGCGAAAGCGGCGGGGAAGCCCAGTTTCTCGCGGGAGGGGAAATTCCGATCGTGATCAATACGCCGGAGACCCGCACCGTGGAGTGGAAGACCTACGGCATCATCCTCAAGATTCACCCCAGCATGACGGAAGGGGGGAAGATCCGCACGCAGGTGGATGCGGAGGTAAGCGCGGTGGACCACGGAAGCGGCACGTCCGAGGTCCCGGGATTTCTCACCCGGCGCGTGTCCACCCTCTTCTCCACGCCGCCGGGGGAAACGGTGATGCTGTCCGGCCTGGTGAAGAGCGAGATGGCGAAGGACATCGCCAAGGTCCCTCTCCTGGGGCAGATCCCGGTGATCGGGGAGCTGTTCAAGTCTCGCAGCTTTCGCGAGAACCGCACGGAGCTGGCGATCTTCATCACACCGGTCGAGGTCCCGGGGGACGCCGTACACGAAGCCGCCAACTGGGAGCGGAAGGCGGAAGAGGAGAAGGCGCGCCTCCGCTTCCGCCTGATGGACTGA
- a CDS encoding type II secretion system F family protein → MRGWDFLIIGAPMLLGGSFLAAFLLRLRKVPSIARSLQSYRSAHERLTEGLISRRLLRFPGACLVSPTRHWALAELFSLLVFLVVVSGNRSASGLAQGMVAAPLLGFGIAWFALRGAGREALRSVQRDLPVACFLFSLLLESGMGASSALHETSGSIPDGALARELAELVRSRAIGVPRGESIERSRRRVPVEDYRLFLNHVLQGERLGIGLSRSLRELSAKMLESQGHRAETIAQKAAVKMLFPLVCFIFPAVFLIILSPVILGLWDRLAR, encoded by the coding sequence ATGAGGGGATGGGATTTCCTCATCATCGGTGCGCCGATGCTCCTCGGCGGCTCCTTTCTCGCCGCGTTCCTTCTTCGCCTCCGGAAGGTGCCTTCCATCGCGCGCTCCCTGCAGTCGTACCGGTCCGCGCACGAGCGGCTGACGGAGGGACTGATCTCGAGGCGGCTCCTCCGATTTCCCGGGGCCTGCCTCGTCTCGCCTACGAGGCACTGGGCCCTCGCGGAACTGTTCTCGCTGCTCGTATTCCTCGTCGTCGTATCGGGGAACCGGTCCGCATCGGGGCTGGCCCAGGGGATGGTCGCCGCCCCGCTCCTCGGCTTCGGGATCGCCTGGTTCGCCTTGCGCGGTGCGGGGCGCGAGGCGCTTCGCTCGGTGCAGCGCGACCTCCCTGTGGCGTGCTTCCTTTTCTCTCTCCTCCTGGAATCGGGAATGGGCGCCTCTTCGGCGCTGCACGAAACGTCGGGCTCGATCCCGGACGGGGCCCTCGCCCGGGAACTGGCAGAGCTGGTCCGTTCCCGCGCGATCGGGGTCCCCCGGGGGGAATCGATCGAGCGGTCGCGGCGGCGCGTACCCGTCGAGGATTACCGGCTGTTCCTCAACCATGTCCTCCAGGGGGAGCGGCTCGGGATCGGACTGTCGCGGAGCTTGCGGGAACTCTCCGCGAAAATGCTGGAAAGCCAGGGACATCGGGCGGAGACGATCGCCCAGAAGGCGGCGGTGAAGATGCTGTTCCCCCTGGTCTGCTTCATCTTTCCCGCCGTGTTCCTCATCATCCTGTCCCCGGTGATCCTTGGCCTGTGGGACAGGCTTGCGCGGTGA
- a CDS encoding type II secretion system F family protein, whose protein sequence is MGLTLPEAGIFVLGAALVARFLLRAALPRAHARFVSAANRHSDELREEFVRLPPARIAAVLLLSATLLAGAAMAVTRSAAVAGVFGAAPVLLAGLLVRWYRDRRKRSILSQLPSFLDLLSGHVRAGHSLPESLAETVPLLPAGIREEMAWVLQQNRLGTPLAEALAHWEARIRSEETCLLVRPLRAAIPGGGNIVDLLERTRDILRLRMRTTEKLRSATAQARLQAIVLTLLPPAFAIAISKVDPGFFPILLGTPPGKTILAVAFVLQVLGWVTIRKILSVRP, encoded by the coding sequence GTGGGACTGACGCTCCCGGAAGCGGGGATCTTCGTCCTGGGGGCCGCCCTGGTCGCCCGGTTTCTCCTTCGGGCCGCGCTGCCGCGGGCGCATGCGCGGTTCGTATCCGCCGCGAACCGTCACTCCGATGAACTGCGCGAAGAGTTCGTCCGCCTCCCTCCGGCGCGGATCGCCGCCGTTCTGCTCCTTTCCGCAACCCTGCTGGCGGGGGCGGCGATGGCGGTGACCCGGTCCGCCGCGGTCGCGGGGGTATTCGGAGCCGCGCCGGTTCTCCTCGCCGGACTTCTGGTCCGGTGGTACCGCGATCGACGGAAGCGGTCCATCCTCTCCCAGTTGCCGTCGTTCCTCGACCTCCTGTCCGGACACGTGAGGGCGGGGCACAGCCTGCCGGAGTCCCTCGCGGAGACCGTTCCCCTGTTGCCCGCAGGAATCCGTGAAGAGATGGCGTGGGTCCTGCAGCAGAACCGTCTGGGCACGCCGCTGGCGGAGGCCCTGGCCCATTGGGAGGCGCGCATCCGCTCCGAGGAGACCTGCCTTCTCGTGCGTCCCCTGCGCGCGGCGATCCCCGGAGGGGGGAATATCGTGGACCTGCTGGAACGCACGCGGGACATCCTCCGGCTCCGGATGCGAACGACGGAGAAGCTTCGAAGCGCGACGGCGCAGGCCCGGCTGCAGGCGATCGTCCTGACGCTGCTCCCTCCCGCGTTCGCGATCGCCATATCGAAGGTCGATCCCGGATTCTTTCCAATCCTCCTCGGCACCCCTCCGGGGAAAACGATCCTGGCGGTCGCGTTCGTCCTCCAGGTGCTGGGCTGGGTCACTATACGAAAGATCCTCTCGGTGCGGCCATGA
- the cpaB gene encoding Flp pilus assembly protein CpaB, whose product MLASMKRKARSFSSGKWAGKVRTLLPLLAGLLLCAFALTAAGRRMATVEKDIRRQANPVEVVVASMPIPAGETFGLRNLAKKSIPSSGTGPRNVPATDFELLVGARSKTAIDPGEPVLWTDVEEPYDTDAFSRIVLPGRRAMTLEVDTASSFAGLLHAGDRVDLLLEGSGGGTAHWVRDIPVIAVDRDHNRLAHPSDKVETSTVSLMVTPGEGSRIARASGRVHWFLRNPDDNAAVAPASPSKPIASGPVEVWRGGVMVSPILAAREYLE is encoded by the coding sequence TTGCTTGCCTCGATGAAGCGGAAGGCACGTTCCTTCTCTTCCGGGAAGTGGGCCGGTAAGGTCCGGACTCTGCTCCCCCTGCTCGCGGGTCTTCTTTTGTGCGCCTTCGCCCTGACGGCGGCGGGACGCAGGATGGCGACCGTGGAAAAGGACATCCGCCGGCAGGCGAACCCGGTGGAGGTGGTCGTCGCCTCGATGCCGATTCCCGCCGGAGAGACGTTCGGCTTGCGAAACCTCGCGAAAAAATCCATCCCGTCCTCCGGGACGGGACCGCGCAACGTTCCCGCCACCGATTTCGAACTCCTTGTGGGGGCGCGCTCCAAGACGGCGATCGATCCCGGAGAGCCGGTATTGTGGACCGACGTGGAGGAACCGTACGACACGGATGCGTTCTCCAGGATCGTCCTTCCCGGCCGGAGAGCGATGACGCTCGAGGTAGACACGGCATCGTCGTTTGCCGGACTGCTGCACGCGGGGGACCGGGTGGACCTGCTCCTGGAAGGATCCGGGGGGGGGACCGCCCACTGGGTTCGGGACATCCCCGTGATCGCCGTGGACCGGGACCACAATCGTCTCGCGCACCCCTCCGACAAAGTGGAGACGTCCACCGTGAGCCTCATGGTCACCCCGGGGGAAGGGAGCCGAATCGCGCGGGCCTCCGGAAGAGTGCACTGGTTCCTTCGCAACCCCGACGACAACGCGGCCGTCGCCCCCGCTTCTCCGTCAAAACCGATAGCGTCCGGTCCCGTGGAGGTCTGGAGAGGCGGGGTGATGGTGTCGCCGATCCTCGCGGCCCGGGAGTACCTCGAATGA
- a CDS encoding pilus assembly protein produces MIEFLLAGVPLLLLMLTIVQLSLLWAGKGAVDAAAHLAARKFARVAREDFRKAREMAFLEAFQVCRNRPGGSFGSAAMTSLDITRDGEQGANRAGAGEALCVRLTHGVELVVPWIDRILFTLSPGKKIRLGDHYYLMLQSSRWVTVE; encoded by the coding sequence ATGATCGAGTTCCTCCTGGCGGGGGTTCCGCTCCTCCTTCTGATGCTGACGATCGTCCAGCTCTCCCTTCTCTGGGCGGGAAAGGGCGCCGTCGATGCGGCGGCGCACCTCGCCGCACGGAAATTTGCCCGCGTCGCCAGGGAAGACTTCCGGAAGGCGCGCGAGATGGCCTTTCTCGAGGCGTTCCAGGTGTGCCGGAACCGTCCGGGGGGATCGTTCGGATCGGCTGCCATGACCTCCCTCGACATAACGAGGGACGGTGAACAGGGGGCCAACCGCGCGGGCGCCGGCGAGGCGCTCTGCGTCCGACTGACCCACGGCGTCGAGCTGGTCGTCCCCTGGATCGACCGGATCCTCTTCACCCTTTCCCCCGGAAAGAAGATCCGCCTCGGGGATCACTATTACCTGATGCTGCAATCCTCCCGCTGGGTCACGGTGGAGTGA
- a CDS encoding pilus assembly protein, translating into MKSRRTSPCGQSLVETMLVLPLLLILLGGGYWFYRNLSLSSSAEGAAHAQMLRVGRRLPGIEPRLSGTIHPDGDAARIEARSDPLAAKVPLFRGLAGRTIASANVSLGVEPVGAFLDLPSHALRREAGGAVDCWGKGTPSGSTVRRTVQGILLTGALR; encoded by the coding sequence ATGAAGAGCCGTCGTACTTCGCCTTGTGGACAATCCCTCGTCGAGACGATGCTGGTGCTCCCCCTGCTGTTGATCCTGCTCGGCGGGGGGTACTGGTTCTACCGCAACCTGTCGCTCTCCTCTTCCGCGGAGGGCGCGGCGCACGCACAGATGCTGCGGGTCGGCAGACGCCTCCCGGGGATCGAACCCCGGCTTTCCGGCACGATCCACCCGGATGGCGACGCCGCGCGCATCGAGGCGCGTAGCGATCCCCTGGCCGCCAAGGTTCCCCTGTTCCGCGGACTGGCCGGCAGAACGATCGCGTCTGCGAACGTTTCCCTCGGGGTGGAACCCGTCGGCGCGTTCCTCGACCTGCCGTCCCACGCTCTCCGCCGGGAGGCGGGTGGCGCCGTGGATTGCTGGGGGAAGGGAACCCCCTCCGGGTCGACCGTCCGGCGGACCGTGCAGGGGATCCTGTTGACGGGGGCGCTCCGATGA
- a CDS encoding sigma 54-interacting transcriptional regulator has translation MIQRDPGARLSVSISSGMTVEVRLGQKEVKIGRGHEADLQLPDPSVSRLHAKVFRVGLQYFLADLRSRNGTHADGERITQLALEDGRMFQVGPFRIHFHRPLPGFSAGEEPTTPGGTASDLADSVEATPARVPKRTVPPTVGVDAPFGLIGGSAHVRKLVATIRRVAASDVPVLIEGETGSGKELVARGIHDASTRRERPFIVVNCGAISPELIESELFGHEKGAFTGATAQRKGAFELANNGTIFLDEIGELPIALQPKLLRALEQKEVKRVGGNDLLSADVRILAATNRNLREEITRKAFREDLYFRIGAITVPIPPLRDRREDVTPIARHFLSGMETTASAPVPLLSPAALDALISHDWPGNVRELRNAIQRAVVMAESGELTGTDFSFLRQAAKPGAETESPSGLSRWEQAERTNILGELARQMGNKTKTARELGIAKSTLFEKLKKYGIRTTEVDR, from the coding sequence ATGATCCAGAGAGATCCGGGCGCGAGGCTATCCGTGTCAATTTCGAGCGGGATGACGGTCGAGGTGCGGTTGGGACAGAAGGAGGTCAAGATCGGCAGGGGGCACGAGGCCGACCTCCAGCTGCCGGACCCGTCCGTTTCGCGGCTCCACGCGAAGGTCTTCCGCGTGGGCCTGCAATACTTCCTCGCGGACCTTCGCAGCCGAAACGGGACGCACGCCGACGGGGAGCGGATCACCCAACTCGCCCTGGAAGACGGCCGAATGTTCCAGGTGGGGCCGTTCCGGATCCACTTCCATCGTCCCTTGCCCGGGTTCTCCGCGGGAGAGGAGCCGACGACCCCCGGGGGAACGGCGTCCGACCTCGCCGATTCCGTCGAAGCGACGCCTGCCCGCGTCCCGAAGCGGACGGTACCGCCCACGGTCGGCGTTGATGCGCCGTTCGGGCTGATCGGCGGGTCGGCCCATGTGCGGAAACTGGTCGCGACGATCCGCCGGGTCGCCGCGTCCGACGTGCCCGTCCTGATCGAGGGGGAAACGGGGAGCGGCAAGGAGCTGGTCGCCCGGGGGATCCACGACGCCTCCACGCGCAGGGAGCGCCCGTTCATCGTCGTCAACTGCGGGGCGATCTCGCCCGAGCTCATCGAAAGCGAGCTCTTCGGACACGAGAAGGGGGCGTTCACCGGGGCGACCGCGCAGCGGAAAGGGGCGTTCGAACTCGCCAATAACGGGACAATTTTCCTGGATGAAATCGGAGAGTTGCCCATTGCACTTCAACCGAAACTTTTACGTGCCCTGGAGCAGAAAGAGGTGAAGCGGGTCGGGGGGAACGACCTGCTGTCGGCCGACGTCCGGATCCTCGCCGCCACGAACCGGAATCTTCGGGAGGAGATCACCCGCAAGGCGTTCCGCGAAGATCTCTATTTTCGAATCGGCGCGATCACGGTTCCGATCCCTCCCCTGCGGGATCGGAGGGAGGACGTGACCCCGATCGCCCGGCACTTCCTTTCGGGAATGGAAACCACGGCCTCCGCGCCTGTTCCCCTCCTTTCCCCCGCCGCGCTCGACGCCCTCATCTCCCACGACTGGCCCGGGAACGTGCGCGAACTGCGCAACGCGATCCAGCGGGCCGTCGTGATGGCGGAATCCGGGGAGCTGACCGGGACGGATTTCTCCTTCCTGCGACAGGCGGCGAAGCCGGGCGCGGAGACGGAATCCCCGTCGGGGCTCTCGCGCTGGGAGCAGGCGGAACGGACCAACATCCTCGGGGAACTCGCTCGCCAGATGGGGAACAAGACGAAGACGGCGCGTGAGCTGGGGATCGCCAAGTCGACCCTGTTCGAGAAGTTGAAGAAATACGGCATCCGCACCACGGAGGTCGACCGGTAA
- a CDS encoding protein kinase — MSEVYLCRLSGEGGFRKRVALKVVHPRYADDPRFRELFSREARLAASLSHPNLVQVFDFGREGDAHFLAMEHVEGWNLAQAAEQARQLHVPISPGVWRHWVDGIWSGLAYLHEKGVVHRDVSPSNVLVARNGAVKITDFGISRAAGDGPPEEGTRAGKSGYLAPERIRGEKATASSDLFAAGVISLELLLGRRLFEGDGTGKNLEKILRFDARALPLPGVSPELAGVLRKSVAALPADRYPGAARFLVEIARAGPPPVSGPVMADFWDALFPVPREEETAPDPAAEPESHPAMVKEPEERYGRRGKTVKAAGTAAVFAAVIAGGVLLWKEVRPRPGIDAAPASAPRAIPVAPAPSVAPIVRSPPPFVPTPNASTHPASPPAGTPRTTDPPAAPDKPGARYVRVETDPAGASVLLESGASIGKTPLRMDVASLGSRKIILSMDGYERQSVPAEALAAGPVFLSELQPLIGTVEAIQAIPWAKVYLGNRLLGETPLTAVRLPAGEHRLRFVNEPLGVDQVKIVVVRPGDNPKIIVPMTGSGRR, encoded by the coding sequence CACCCCAACCTGGTCCAGGTGTTCGATTTCGGCCGGGAAGGGGACGCCCACTTTCTCGCGATGGAACATGTCGAGGGGTGGAACCTCGCCCAGGCGGCGGAGCAGGCACGTCAGCTCCACGTCCCCATCTCCCCGGGCGTATGGCGTCACTGGGTCGACGGGATCTGGTCGGGTCTCGCGTACCTTCACGAGAAGGGGGTCGTGCACCGGGACGTGTCCCCGTCGAATGTCCTGGTGGCCCGGAACGGTGCGGTGAAAATCACGGATTTCGGAATCTCCCGGGCGGCGGGGGACGGGCCGCCGGAGGAAGGGACGCGGGCGGGAAAATCCGGGTATCTCGCGCCCGAGCGGATTCGCGGGGAGAAAGCGACCGCCTCCTCCGATCTGTTCGCCGCGGGGGTGATCTCCCTGGAATTACTGCTCGGTCGCAGGCTCTTCGAAGGGGATGGGACGGGAAAGAACCTGGAAAAGATCCTGCGATTCGACGCCCGTGCGCTCCCGCTTCCCGGCGTGTCTCCGGAACTGGCGGGCGTCCTGCGCAAATCCGTCGCGGCGCTTCCGGCGGATCGCTATCCGGGCGCGGCGCGGTTTCTTGTCGAGATCGCGCGGGCAGGCCCTCCCCCGGTATCGGGCCCGGTGATGGCGGATTTCTGGGACGCCCTCTTCCCCGTGCCGAGGGAGGAGGAGACGGCCCCGGATCCGGCGGCGGAGCCGGAATCGCATCCGGCGATGGTCAAGGAACCGGAAGAACGGTACGGGCGGAGGGGAAAAACGGTGAAGGCGGCGGGCACCGCCGCTGTGTTCGCGGCGGTCATCGCAGGGGGCGTCCTCCTATGGAAGGAGGTGCGGCCTCGGCCGGGGATCGATGCGGCCCCGGCGTCCGCGCCCCGGGCGATACCGGTCGCTCCGGCGCCTTCCGTCGCTCCGATCGTCCGCTCCCCGCCCCCCTTTGTTCCAACGCCGAATGCATCGACGCATCCGGCGTCTCCTCCTGCCGGGACTCCGCGAACCACCGATCCGCCCGCGGCTCCGGACAAGCCCGGGGCGAGATACGTGCGAGTCGAGACCGACCCTGCGGGAGCATCCGTACTGCTTGAGAGCGGCGCGTCCATCGGGAAGACGCCGCTGCGGATGGACGTGGCCTCCCTCGGGAGCCGGAAAATCATCCTTTCAATGGACGGGTACGAGCGTCAATCCGTGCCGGCGGAGGCGTTGGCCGCGGGACCGGTTTTCCTTTCCGAATTGCAGCCCCTGATCGGGACGGTGGAGGCGATCCAGGCGATCCCGTGGGCGAAAGTCTACCTCGGGAACCGCCTGCTCGGGGAGACCCCCCTGACCGCCGTTCGCCTGCCGGCCGGGGAGCACCGGCTCCGCTTCGTGAACGAGCCGCTCGGGGTCGACCAGGTGAAGATCGTCGTCGTCCGCCCGGGAGACAACCCGAAGATCATCGTCCCGATGACGGGCTCCGGGCGCCGGTAG
- a CDS encoding CpaF family protein codes for MNGDIRRTLHQAVLSRLDARKTGLSFSEDVGRWRARAGEYLQAEMCGMSLGDDEQDELRREILDEIFAFGPITPLLSDPAVSEIMVNGFESIYIERSGLVARHAGSFLSEESLRSTIDRMVSRVNRRLDESSPYVDARLPDGSRINAIIPPVCLTGACLTVRKFRQEAYSLEELVRIGSLSRGAADYLKDAVRERRNIIVSGGTGSGKTTLLNALSQFIPESERIVTIEDAAEIRLQKPHVISLEARPVNIEGSGAVTIRDLVRNALRMRPDRIIVGECRGGEALDMLQAMNTGHDGSITTGHANTPRDMLRRLETMVLLSGVEIPILAIREQIASAIDVIVHTGRIAGGKRAVTSITEITGMNESQILLQELFRWSKGNAGNDGVGGLVPTGIPSRFRRGGGDAWD; via the coding sequence ATGAACGGTGACATCCGTCGCACGCTGCACCAGGCCGTGCTGTCGCGCCTCGACGCGAGGAAGACGGGGCTGTCGTTTTCGGAGGATGTCGGACGCTGGCGGGCCCGCGCCGGGGAGTACCTGCAGGCGGAGATGTGCGGCATGTCCCTGGGGGACGATGAACAAGATGAATTGCGGCGGGAGATCCTCGACGAGATCTTCGCCTTCGGGCCGATCACTCCCCTCCTCTCCGATCCCGCCGTCTCCGAGATCATGGTGAACGGATTCGAGTCGATCTACATCGAGCGAAGCGGCCTGGTGGCCCGCCACGCGGGCTCGTTCCTCTCGGAGGAATCACTCCGCTCGACGATCGACCGGATGGTCTCCAGGGTCAACCGGCGCCTCGATGAATCGTCCCCCTATGTGGACGCCCGGCTCCCGGACGGGTCGAGGATCAACGCGATCATCCCTCCGGTTTGCCTCACCGGGGCGTGTCTCACGGTCCGCAAATTCCGGCAGGAGGCTTACTCGCTCGAGGAACTCGTCCGGATCGGTTCGCTATCCCGAGGGGCGGCGGACTACCTGAAAGATGCCGTCCGGGAGCGGCGCAACATCATCGTCTCCGGTGGGACCGGATCCGGGAAGACCACCCTCCTGAACGCCTTGTCCCAGTTCATCCCGGAGAGCGAGCGGATCGTGACGATCGAGGACGCGGCGGAGATACGGCTTCAGAAGCCCCACGTGATCAGCCTCGAGGCGAGGCCGGTCAACATCGAAGGGTCGGGGGCCGTCACCATCCGGGACCTCGTCCGCAATGCACTCCGCATGCGCCCCGACCGGATCATCGTCGGCGAGTGCCGCGGCGGGGAGGCGCTCGATATGCTGCAAGCGATGAACACCGGGCACGACGGGTCGATCACCACGGGGCACGCGAACACCCCGCGGGACATGCTTCGCCGCCTGGAAACGATGGTCCTGCTCAGCGGGGTGGAGATCCCGATCCTCGCGATCCGGGAGCAGATCGCCTCCGCCATCGACGTCATCGTGCACACCGGCAGGATCGCCGGCGGGAAACGGGCGGTCACGTCGATCACCGAAATCACCGGCATGAACGAATCGCAGATCCTGCTCCAGGAACTGTTCCGGTGGTCGAAGGGGAACGCGGGGAACGACGGAGTTGGGGGGCTCGTCCCCACCGGCATCCCTTCCCGGTTCCGCCGGGGGGGAGGCGACGCGTGGGACTGA